The stretch of DNA TTTTAGCGTCAGATTGTTCCATGTAGGCAAAAAATTAAATTTGTGTCCTAGCAATCTCTTTATAAGCACTGAGCGCTTTATTGCGAATCTCTAGCATCATTTTCATGCTCGTTTCTGCTTTATTGATTGCAATCGCAGCTTGGTGTAAGTCTTTGACTTCGCCCGTTGCAAGATCAGCCATTGCTTTATCACCTTTGACTTGTGAATCGTTAATTTCTTCAATAGAATCTTGTAAAATTTTTGAAAAGCCACCATTTGTGGTATCTGTTTTAGCAACAGACGTATTGGACTTATTGGTTAATGATGAAATGGTATCGATTGTACTTGGCATTTACCTTATCCTTTTAAAATATCTATCGCACTTTGTGCTATGGATTTTGCACTTTGAAATGCGGAAACGTTTGCTTGATAGGCACGTGTCGCCTCAACGAGGTTGGACATTTCAA from Sulfurospirillum arsenophilum NBRC 109478 encodes:
- the fliE gene encoding flagellar hook-basal body complex protein FliE is translated as MPSTIDTISSLTNKSNTSVAKTDTTNGGFSKILQDSIEEINDSQVKGDKAMADLATGEVKDLHQAAIAINKAETSMKMMLEIRNKALSAYKEIARTQI